The sequence GCCGCCCTCACCGCCAGATGCTGCGCCACCTCCGCCTGCACCGGATGccacccctccgccgccggaggcATCGCCTCCGCCTGCACCGGCCGCattgccgcccccgcccccgccaccggcgccggtgccgacgacctccccgccacctccgcccgccgtcGCACCTCCCCCTCCGGACAATGCCGCGTCCCCGCCTTCCACCACGaaggcgccgcctccgccgccatccgctcccccgccgcggcgatcccccgccacgccggcgccgccttctTCAAGCCCATCTCCTCCCCCACCCGCCGCGCAGCCAACCGCGTCTCCCGTGGCCGCGACGccacagccggcggcggcggcggcgcaccccaCCGTGGATTACGCCCCTCCCCCGCCGACCCGGACGAGCTCAACGACCGCCACGGCCACGCACTCGCCGGCGGCAGTTGATAGTGGCGCTACGCCACCGCCGTCCAGCAGCAGCGGGCTGAGCTCCGGCGCCACTGCCGCGGTGGCGGTCGTGGTGGTGATCGTCGTCCTCGGGTTCGCCGGCATGTTCGTCTGCCTGTCGAAGCGGCGGAAGCGGAAGCAGGCGGCCGGTTACTACGCCGGGTTCGCCGCGCCATCCTACACGCCGCAGCACCTGTCCGGCGAGGCGCCGTTCCTGCTGcggccgccgtcggcgccgggGTCGATGAACTTCAGCACGGGCCCGCCGGGCAtgtcggcgccggcgagccagGGGTACggccagcagccgccgccgtgggcctCGTCGGGCAACTACAGCGCCACCATGGGGAGCCAGGGCCCGGCGCGGagcgtggcgacggcggcgtccggcgagctgagCGTGGGCAGCACCAAGGCCTTCTCCTTCGACGAGCTCTACAGCATCACCGGCGGGTTCGCGAGCGAGAACGTGCTCGGCGAGGGCGGGTTCGGGTGCGTGTTCAAGGGCGTGCTCGGCGACGGCAAGGAGGTGGCGGTGAAGCAgctcaagggcggcggcggacagggGGAGCGCGAGTTCCAGGCGGAGGTGGAGATCATCAGCCGCGTGCACCACCGCCACCTCGTCTCCCTCGTCGGCTACTGCATCGCCGAGGACCACCGCCTGCTCGTCTACGACTACGTCTCCAACGGCACGCTGCACCACCACCTCCATGGCCGGGGGCGGCCGGTGATGGACTGGCCGACCAGGGTCAGGATCGCCGCGGGCTCGGCGCGGGGCTTGGCCTACCTGCACGAGGATTGTGAGTGTTCCTTCTTCTCTTCTGTAGGAAAATGGGACCAATTTAATTTGGTGGCGTAAAAATAAAtcattctgaatttctgatgatGATGCTTCTGGTACAGGCCATCCGAGGATCATCCACAGGGACATCAAATCCTCCAACATCCTGCTCGATGACCAGTTCGAGGCTCAGGTTCGTTCCTCTTCCTCGCAGCAGGATTGCTGtaaccatttttttttctggggACCAGGTGCAAACTAATTTCTCCgtgtaaattatgaaaacttcaatctgagccatcagatcaacatctaaggggaggggcgcagggaGGTGAGAGGagagatttgcaaaagtgtgattactcaATCCAAGGacgggtccagattgtaaaattactcaATCTCCCATGCCTCTTGGATATTGATCCGATgatccagattgaagtttccatagtttacattttttttctgcGGAACGCATGCATGTTCATGTCCTGATGATGACACTTGATCCATGATGGTCAGGTTGCCGACTTCGGGCTCGCGAGGCTAGCAGAGAACGATGTCACGCACATCTCAACGCGTGTGATGGGCACATTCGGGTAAACCATCGTCTCTGCATGTTCATATcagcaatgaaaaaaaaaaaccccgaaAGGGATTGCATCAGAGTGCCAGTCATGATTGCATCTCTGCCTGATTCGCGCAGGTACTTGGCTCCGGAGTACGCGTCGACGGGGAAGCTGACCGAGAAATCAGACGTCTTCTCCTTCGGCGTCGTGCTCCTGGAGCTCATCACGGGCCGGAAGCCCGTCGACTCGTCGCGCCCCCTAGGCGACGAGAGCCTCGTTGAGTGGGTAAGCAAAGCTCCAGCAAGCAAGCATGATCACTGATGGCAACATGCTGTTCTGAATCGCAATTAATCCCACCTTGCTGCATTGCAGTCGAGGCCGCTGCTGAACCGCGCCATCGAGAACCAGGAGTTCGACGAGCTCATCGACCCCCGGCTCGACGGCGACTTCGACGACGTCGAGATGTTCCGGGtgatcgaggcggcggcggcgtgcatcCGGCACTCGGCTGCCAGGAGGCCCAAGATGGGGCaggtactactactactactactgagCATTGACAAAACCTCTCATCTTGCACTGCAGCAAATCTGAAAAACTGAAACTGCACTGTCCAACCCATCCAGGTGGTGAGGGTCCTGGACAGCCTGACGGACGTCGACCTCAGCAACGGCGTGCAGCCGGGGAAGAGCCAGATGTTCAACGTCGCCAACACCGCGGACATCAGGCAGTTCCAGAGGATGGCGTTCGGCAGCCAGGACTTCAGCTCCGAGTACAGCCAGACCAGGTCCAGCATAGGCAGCAGAAGGGACTTCTAGTCATGAAACCTGTAGATCGCTCATATATCCATTCTGTGCTTCCATTACGATTTTTGCTGTCATTATGTATGTATTTATTTATTCTTTGTTGCTCTTTTTACAGTGATCACTGCCATACTGTTtcctatttttgtttttttggtcGATGTGTAAattgagataaaaaaaatatgcacatgagAATGTATTCGGTGGCTATCCTGAATGGTAGTTTTGGTTTCTTCTCATACAACAATGACTTCCTGCAGAAATATCCGACTAATTCACTCTGTATGTACTTATTACTCAACTATCCCCTCTGCTTTTAACACTTTGCTACGCTATTACATCAAGATTTAATGCCTAAGGATATCAATAAATGGAGAACAAAAGGATTGATGTGGGGCATAAATTCAGGTACCATTCCTGTGACGCTTCGTGTCCATGATGAAggccaaaaaaaaatcacctcAACATTTTTAGCCTTGGGATGCATTTGGTGTTCTTTGGAGGGTATCCCTTCTCAAGGGGGACAGAGATCATGACACTGCAGGGGTTTGGCAGATGAAAGCCCGAAAGATGAGACCTCTTGTGCCTACTACAATACCCATatgggaacatatctggtgcaaaccaagcTCTCCGTGCAAATTATGGAAACTTTAATCTAGACCATCAAATCAACATCCAAAGGGTATGGAGGATTGGGTACCCTAAATATAATACGAGTGCATGAttggaaataaaataaaaaaacggaGAAAGGCGGGTAACCTTGCCCACTAAGCAAGCAACATGATGCTATGATGGCATATATCTGAGCTTTAAGCTTTAGAACAAGACTGGATTAGCCCTCCTGCTGCGTGGAAAAAGCTTCAGGAAAGCGCAAACCTGATCGAATTCAGTGTCCTACTCCATCTGCCAATGAATTGGAAGAGGCGaacgaaaaggaaaagaaaaactcCAGCTTTTCTTTCTCTGATCCAGCAAGGCGGCCATTTGCAAGTTGTCAGTGTGTAGGGCAATGGCATTTGCGGCGACTGATCATCATCAGCCGCCACGAGCTGAAAATGATTGGGGCCCAGACTTCAAAATTCAAACATTGACTCGCAGTTGGGATGAAACAATAAACTTTAGGCAGATGGTTCCACTCTGTCCCTTTGATTCTTCTCCATCCAATTTATATTGTTATTGGCATGCAGTCATGGAGCAGATCAGAGA comes from Panicum virgatum strain AP13 chromosome 4K, P.virgatum_v5, whole genome shotgun sequence and encodes:
- the LOC120705076 gene encoding proline-rich receptor-like protein kinase PERK8, whose protein sequence is MFVCLSKRRKRKQAAGYYAGFAAPSYTPQHLSGEAPFLLRPPSAPGSMNFSTGPPGMSAPASQGYGQQPPPWASSGNYSATMGSQGPARSVATAASGELSVGSTKAFSFDELYSITGGFASENVLGEGGFGCVFKGVLGDGKEVAVKQLKGGGGQGEREFQAEVEIISRVHHRHLVSLVGYCIAEDHRLLVYDYVSNGTLHHHLHGRGRPVMDWPTRVRIAAGSARGLAYLHEDCHPRIIHRDIKSSNILLDDQFEAQVADFGLARLAENDVTHISTRVMGTFGYLAPEYASTGKLTEKSDVFSFGVVLLELITGRKPVDSSRPLGDESLVEWSRPLLNRAIENQEFDELIDPRLDGDFDDVEMFRVIEAAAACIRHSAARRPKMGQVVRVLDSLTDVDLSNGVQPGKSQMFNVANTADIRQFQRMAFGSQDFSSEYSQTRSSIGSRRDF